One window of Sulfurospirillum sp. 1612 genomic DNA carries:
- a CDS encoding type IV pili methyl-accepting chemotaxis transducer N-terminal domain-containing protein — protein MFKLTGINKKIKVVGGLLSLIVVLAIIISVLMNERSKKDSLIINIAGKQRMLTQKISKEVFYNVYKMSTDFRVVDASIYTFENNLHDLIYGNSANGIYPPQNIKITEKLKQVHAMWIPLKEKIVNLEKNLLKMKPDLDIFTFRIDKMLDLTDTVVQQMVKDNLNQHYIDLSGRQRMLSQRMSLFLKKYLRTSDIEDYNYYLNAKKLYNTTITSFLNDTHVKAHKTLYGVLEKNYTYWKEFEAYAQDLIHYQNTIDVDLKYIYNNNIKVLNAMDEAVWLFTDYSEQKNMFFIYAQFLLLSVGLVIILYSFLLSKEIMNHIDDFVADAKMLATSDLSNLNRFVLRDAQEDELKEVSNHISSFVTNVNNVLKHSQDAIEKAEKAVLELEMLSESASSALLELDMDEEEKSGYDKKISATEDIAIESTENLLHVTQMLKKLKANLNSITEITKKKNP, from the coding sequence ATGTTTAAACTAACCGGTATTAATAAAAAAATTAAAGTAGTCGGAGGCTTGTTGTCTTTGATTGTTGTGTTGGCGATTATTATATCAGTATTGATGAATGAACGCAGTAAAAAAGATTCATTGATTATCAATATTGCAGGCAAACAACGCATGCTAACGCAAAAGATTAGTAAAGAGGTTTTTTACAACGTCTACAAAATGTCGACAGATTTTAGAGTGGTTGATGCGAGTATCTATACTTTTGAGAACAATCTTCATGATTTAATTTATGGCAATAGTGCCAATGGCATTTATCCGCCGCAAAATATTAAGATTACAGAAAAACTGAAGCAAGTACATGCGATGTGGATTCCTTTGAAAGAAAAAATCGTGAATTTAGAAAAAAATCTACTCAAGATGAAACCCGATTTGGATATTTTTACCTTCAGGATTGACAAGATGTTAGATTTAACAGATACCGTGGTCCAGCAGATGGTCAAAGATAACCTAAACCAGCACTATATTGATCTCTCCGGGCGTCAGCGCATGCTCTCTCAGCGCATGAGTTTGTTTCTCAAAAAATATTTACGCACCTCTGATATTGAAGATTATAACTATTATCTTAATGCCAAAAAACTTTACAATACGACCATTACATCGTTTTTAAATGATACGCATGTCAAAGCGCACAAAACGCTTTATGGTGTTCTTGAAAAAAATTATACCTATTGGAAAGAGTTTGAAGCGTATGCCCAAGATTTGATTCATTATCAAAATACGATTGATGTGGATTTGAAATATATCTACAACAATAATATCAAAGTACTCAATGCTATGGATGAGGCTGTTTGGTTGTTTACCGATTATAGTGAACAAAAAAATATGTTTTTTATCTATGCACAATTTCTATTGTTGAGTGTGGGCTTGGTGATTATTCTCTACTCTTTTTTACTCTCAAAAGAGATTATGAATCATATTGATGATTTTGTAGCGGATGCCAAAATGCTCGCAACCAGTGATCTGAGCAATCTGAATCGTTTTGTGTTACGTGATGCGCAAGAAGATGAGCTCAAAGAAGTCTCCAATCATATCAGTTCATTTGTTACGAATGTAAACAATGTGCTAAAACATTCGCAAGATGCCATCGAAAAAGCAGAAAAAGCAGTATTAGAATTAGAAATGCTCTCCGAGAGCGCTAGTAGCGCACTTTTGGAGCTTGACATGGATGAAGAAGAAAAAAGTGGCTATGACAAAAAAATCAGTGCCACAGAAGATATCGCCATCGAATCTACCGAAAATCTCCTGCATGTAACGCAAATGCTCAAAAAACTGAAAGCTAACTTAAACAGTATCACAGAAATCACGAAGAAAAAAAATCCATAA
- a CDS encoding Crp/Fnr family transcriptional regulator, with protein MIEKLAATPLLKSLPKEIIEEIASFSKLKSFAKGEILFYENDAVDTIYYLLSGSLKFYKVDRFDNEIFLYKLPKNSLIFDLSKLCDEFIIHCYANAEFLEESEVLAIDSQPFKHLMSTNQNFLQCILKEAFLMIQQLQCVISRDVVFDGAAKVAHMICEDLENFNKLKKHEIAYMLHIQPETLSRILKKFVRTNVIMIEQNNVIIVDKEKLKSIFS; from the coding sequence ATGATTGAAAAATTAGCAGCAACTCCTCTATTAAAATCTTTGCCAAAAGAGATAATCGAGGAGATTGCCTCCTTTAGCAAACTGAAATCTTTTGCTAAAGGGGAGATACTGTTTTATGAAAATGATGCAGTTGATACGATTTATTATCTTTTAAGTGGATCCCTCAAATTTTATAAAGTGGATCGATTTGATAATGAAATATTTTTATACAAACTCCCTAAAAATTCTCTCATATTTGATTTGTCAAAATTGTGTGATGAGTTCATCATCCATTGTTATGCCAATGCTGAATTTTTAGAAGAGAGTGAAGTGTTGGCTATTGATTCTCAACCATTCAAACACTTAATGTCTACCAATCAAAATTTTCTTCAATGCATACTCAAAGAGGCCTTTTTGATGATTCAGCAACTTCAGTGTGTCATCAGTCGTGATGTGGTGTTTGATGGGGCTGCAAAAGTGGCGCATATGATTTGTGAAGATCTTGAAAATTTTAATAAACTCAAAAAACATGAAATTGCTTATATGTTGCACATACAGCCAGAGACGTTGTCAAGGATTTTGAAGAAATTCGTGAGGACCAATGTCATCATGATTGAACAAAATAATGTGATTATCGTGGACAAAGAAAAACTAAAAAGTATATTTTCGTAG
- the napA gene encoding nitrate reductase catalytic subunit NapA, whose product MSLSRRDFLKSTAAASAAAAVGISIPKDALAASEATQKDWRWDKAVCRFCGTGCGIMMATKNGKIVAVKGDPAAPVNRGLNCIKGYFNAKIMYGADRLTQPLLRVDANGNFDKHGRFAPISWKRAFDEMEKHIRYALKKSGPEGIGVFASGQYTVMEGYTALKMMKGGFRSNAIDPNARHCMASAVVGFYQTFGIDEPSGCYDDIELTDTVVTWGANMAEMHPILWSRVTDRKLTDPERVKVVNLSTYTSRTSDLADIEIIFSPNTDLAIWNYLAHEIVYNHPEAIDWDFVKEHMIFAVGPVNIGYGMRRKGEKSITPVNADGSAGKYSALEMETINKEMAKKVSAKEAPSLAPYGYKEGDVMENIPGTLKHWEISFQEYKKSLAPFTLDYVAKISKGDPNESLEDFKKKLQALADLYVEKGRKVVSFWTMGMNQHTRGTWDNTLSYNVHFMLNKQAKPGSGAFSLTGQPSACGTAREVGTFCHRLPADLMVANPKHRKIAEKKWAVPEGTINPVGVQHIMKIHRDIEDGLIKFAWVNVCNAYQDSASANHWIKAAREMDNFIVTSDGYPGISAKVSDLILPSAMIYEKWGGYGNAERRTQLWRQQVLPVGEAMSDTWQWVELSKRFTVKDLWGAYAPSGPRKKALPDVIAKAKAMGYNEDTTMFEILFANDKAKSYKIDLNKFPQKGFDNSECIGDARNVIGSDGKVFKGYGFMLHEYLFEEYASFGRGHGHDLAPFDIYHRVRGLKWPVVDGKETQWRFNVKYDPYARKANPDGDFAFYGPLAKALPSGDLQGIKDKTKKSLKNKAKIFARPYMDPPEMPDSNYNMWLCTGRVLEHWHSGTMTMRVPELYRAVPEALCYMNPLDAKEKEIKEGELVWVESRRGKVKARVQTRGRNRPAQGLVFVPWFDEKVFINKVCLDATCPMSKQTDYKKCAVKIYKA is encoded by the coding sequence ATGTCATTATCAAGAAGAGATTTTTTGAAATCAACTGCTGCGGCAAGTGCGGCGGCTGCTGTTGGCATCTCAATCCCCAAAGATGCGCTCGCCGCATCTGAGGCAACTCAAAAGGATTGGAGATGGGATAAGGCGGTTTGTAGGTTCTGCGGTACCGGTTGTGGTATCATGATGGCTACAAAAAATGGAAAGATTGTTGCCGTGAAAGGTGATCCTGCCGCTCCGGTCAATCGAGGATTGAACTGTATTAAAGGGTACTTTAACGCCAAAATCATGTACGGCGCCGACAGATTAACCCAGCCACTTCTTAGAGTTGATGCAAATGGTAACTTTGATAAGCATGGTAGATTTGCACCGATTAGCTGGAAACGCGCATTTGATGAGATGGAAAAACATATCCGATACGCGTTGAAAAAAAGTGGTCCAGAAGGAATCGGAGTCTTCGCCAGTGGTCAATATACCGTCATGGAAGGATATACCGCTCTCAAAATGATGAAGGGTGGATTTAGATCCAATGCCATTGACCCAAATGCCAGACATTGTATGGCCTCAGCAGTTGTTGGCTTCTACCAAACTTTTGGAATCGATGAGCCAAGCGGTTGTTATGATGACATTGAACTTACCGATACGGTTGTGACTTGGGGTGCTAATATGGCAGAGATGCATCCGATTCTCTGGTCTCGAGTTACGGATCGTAAACTAACAGACCCAGAACGAGTTAAAGTGGTCAATCTCTCTACCTATACATCAAGAACTTCAGATTTAGCAGATATTGAAATCATTTTTAGCCCCAATACTGATTTAGCAATTTGGAATTATTTAGCGCATGAAATTGTTTATAATCATCCCGAAGCCATTGATTGGGATTTTGTCAAAGAGCATATGATTTTTGCCGTAGGGCCTGTTAATATCGGATACGGTATGAGACGAAAAGGTGAGAAATCTATCACTCCGGTGAATGCTGATGGCAGTGCAGGAAAATACAGCGCCTTAGAGATGGAAACCATTAATAAAGAGATGGCCAAAAAAGTTTCTGCCAAAGAAGCCCCTTCACTAGCACCTTATGGCTATAAAGAAGGCGATGTGATGGAAAATATCCCAGGAACACTCAAACATTGGGAAATCTCTTTTCAAGAGTACAAAAAATCACTGGCTCCTTTTACATTGGATTATGTTGCTAAAATATCAAAAGGTGATCCCAACGAATCCTTAGAAGATTTCAAGAAAAAGCTCCAAGCATTGGCTGATCTTTATGTCGAAAAAGGCAGAAAAGTCGTGAGCTTTTGGACGATGGGTATGAACCAACACACTAGAGGAACGTGGGATAATACTCTCTCTTACAATGTTCACTTTATGTTAAATAAACAAGCCAAACCCGGCAGTGGTGCATTCTCCCTAACCGGACAACCAAGTGCGTGTGGAACGGCTAGAGAAGTGGGGACGTTCTGTCACAGACTCCCAGCAGATCTCATGGTAGCCAATCCAAAACACCGAAAAATTGCTGAGAAAAAATGGGCCGTGCCAGAGGGTACGATCAATCCTGTGGGCGTACAACATATCATGAAAATTCATAGAGATATCGAAGATGGATTGATTAAATTCGCTTGGGTTAATGTCTGTAATGCTTACCAAGATAGTGCGAGTGCCAATCATTGGATCAAAGCTGCTCGTGAGATGGACAACTTCATCGTGACTAGTGATGGATATCCGGGAATCTCCGCAAAAGTTTCTGATCTTATTTTACCAAGTGCTATGATTTATGAAAAATGGGGTGGCTATGGTAATGCAGAGCGACGAACGCAGTTGTGGCGACAACAAGTCCTCCCTGTTGGTGAAGCGATGAGTGATACTTGGCAATGGGTAGAACTCTCCAAACGATTTACCGTCAAAGACCTTTGGGGAGCATACGCGCCATCAGGTCCTAGAAAAAAAGCGCTTCCAGATGTCATCGCAAAAGCAAAAGCAATGGGATATAACGAAGATACGACAATGTTTGAAATTTTGTTTGCAAATGATAAAGCAAAAAGTTATAAAATCGATCTTAATAAATTTCCACAAAAAGGATTTGATAATTCAGAATGTATCGGTGATGCTAGAAATGTTATCGGTAGTGATGGGAAAGTCTTCAAAGGTTATGGTTTTATGCTTCATGAATATCTTTTTGAAGAGTATGCGAGCTTTGGTCGTGGTCATGGACATGACTTGGCACCATTTGATATCTACCATAGAGTACGAGGACTCAAATGGCCTGTCGTTGATGGCAAAGAGACCCAATGGCGCTTTAATGTCAAGTATGATCCGTATGCAAGAAAAGCCAATCCAGATGGCGATTTTGCCTTTTATGGACCACTTGCAAAAGCACTGCCATCAGGCGATTTACAAGGTATTAAAGACAAAACGAAAAAATCATTAAAAAATAAAGCAAAAATCTTTGCCCGTCCTTATATGGATCCACCAGAAATGCCAGATAGTAACTACAATATGTGGCTCTGTACGGGTCGTGTTTTGGAACATTGGCATAGTGGTACTATGACGATGCGTGTGCCAGAACTTTATCGTGCTGTTCCTGAAGCTCTTTGTTATATGAACCCACTTGATGCTAAAGAAAAAGAGATAAAAGAGGGCGAATTGGTATGGGTTGAGAGTCGCCGTGGTAAAGTCAAAGCACGTGTACAAACCAGAGGAAGAAATAGACCAGCACAAGGCTTGGTTTTTGTTCCGTGGTTTGATGAAAAAGTATTTATCAATAAAGTCTGTCTCGATGCGACATGTCCGATGTCAAAACAAACAGATTATAAAAAATGTGCGGTTAAGATCTACAAAGCATAA
- a CDS encoding multiheme c-type cytochrome, with translation MLKRLLVLFALFATFAFAANVGDVTSVKTIKVNRGLTKLGKSCVECHAKLTPGHVNDWRESRHGHVGVSCIDCHVVQKDNPMAAQNCKGVQGTDVYVSILVSPKTCGRCHVNEVKEFHQSGHARAALQVAAKPSMQALMHKFEGRDDPHLKNAPEATGCMQCHGTVIKLDKNKRPTAETWPNYGIGNVYPDGSVGNCKSCHSAHRFTITEARKPAACASCHLGPDHPDIEIYNNSMHGHIFNAEGNTWKYDSAPDAWEPGDYRAPTCATCHMSGIGDLKSTHNVSKRLKWNLWAPISKLRDGGYETAVTEFEKTGKATAGNPLAGNPKGSAAGRAEMEQVCKSCHVPTHTKNFFKMGDQHVELYNKYAKEAKGIIDELTKKGLMKKDKWADEAFKTWYHLWHHEGRRMRQGALMAGPDYAHWHGVFELQQDIRVLRDIYKYRTENNKIEQP, from the coding sequence ATGCTTAAAAGATTGTTGGTACTATTTGCACTATTTGCAACGTTTGCATTTGCGGCGAATGTAGGGGATGTTACATCCGTGAAGACTATTAAAGTCAACAGGGGTTTAACAAAATTAGGAAAAAGTTGTGTCGAGTGTCATGCCAAACTGACTCCTGGTCATGTCAATGATTGGCGAGAGAGTAGACACGGTCATGTAGGAGTATCTTGTATCGATTGTCACGTCGTGCAAAAAGATAATCCAATGGCAGCACAAAACTGTAAAGGGGTTCAAGGTACTGATGTTTATGTGAGTATTTTGGTCAGCCCAAAAACGTGTGGTCGATGTCATGTTAATGAAGTCAAAGAATTTCATCAAAGTGGTCATGCAAGAGCAGCATTACAAGTGGCTGCAAAACCTTCAATGCAAGCATTGATGCACAAATTTGAAGGTCGAGATGATCCACATCTCAAAAATGCACCAGAAGCGACAGGGTGTATGCAATGTCACGGTACGGTGATTAAGCTTGATAAAAACAAAAGACCAACTGCTGAGACGTGGCCAAATTATGGTATTGGTAATGTTTATCCAGATGGTAGTGTTGGAAATTGTAAATCATGCCATTCAGCGCATCGCTTTACGATTACAGAGGCTAGAAAACCGGCAGCTTGTGCTTCATGTCACCTCGGACCAGATCATCCGGATATCGAGATTTACAACAACTCCATGCACGGTCATATCTTCAATGCCGAGGGTAATACGTGGAAATACGATTCTGCTCCAGATGCTTGGGAACCAGGCGATTATAGAGCACCGACTTGTGCGACTTGTCACATGAGTGGTATTGGTGATCTTAAATCCACACACAATGTGAGCAAGCGACTCAAATGGAACCTCTGGGCACCGATTTCAAAACTGAGAGATGGTGGCTATGAAACTGCTGTAACAGAGTTTGAAAAAACGGGTAAAGCCACAGCGGGTAATCCACTAGCAGGAAATCCAAAAGGAAGTGCTGCAGGACGTGCTGAGATGGAACAAGTTTGTAAATCATGCCATGTTCCAACGCATACTAAAAATTTCTTCAAAATGGGTGACCAACATGTTGAACTTTATAATAAATATGCAAAAGAAGCCAAAGGTATTATCGATGAGTTGACCAAAAAAGGGTTGATGAAAAAAGATAAATGGGCGGATGAAGCATTTAAAACATGGTATCACTTGTGGCATCATGAAGGACGCCGTATGAGACAAGGGGCATTGATGGCAGGACCAGATTATGCTCATTGGCATGGTGTTTTTGAATTGCAACAAGATATTAGGGTACTCAGAGATATTTATAAGTACCGTACAGAGAACAACAAGATAGAGCAACCATAA
- a CDS encoding peptidylprolyl isomerase: protein MKKIFLSLIFLASMGYAATTLAIVNNEKITDEVAPKNFKSLSHQEQQKIVNRLIEQRLACDYALNSGIEKTKEYKKVLEHILGYSKKQKSGNLKDSVTTNETGFTKEQLYSKKGLLAFDFLLEKKAKEMKPSRKELMAFYQKNKYKYDTPHLLELYTIVVDSKKRANMIASQLEKSKHIVTDFSKLAQQYSLAPSKVHGGYFGKIAVDNLNEVLRPHLEHLKQREYTKKPIKTQFGYQLYLVLNNIPKYDSKFDEVSLDVKDAYVKQAVKKWAYDKIMQLKGTAKIKTFI, encoded by the coding sequence ATGAAGAAGATTTTTTTGAGTTTGATTTTTTTGGCTTCCATGGGCTATGCTGCGACGACACTGGCCATTGTCAATAATGAAAAGATTACCGATGAGGTCGCACCGAAAAATTTCAAGAGTTTAAGCCACCAAGAGCAACAAAAAATTGTCAATCGATTGATTGAACAAAGATTAGCCTGTGATTATGCCTTGAATAGCGGCATCGAAAAGACCAAAGAATATAAAAAAGTTTTAGAGCATATCCTAGGGTACAGCAAGAAACAAAAAAGTGGCAATTTGAAAGATTCGGTTACTACAAATGAAACCGGTTTTACTAAAGAACAACTTTACAGCAAAAAGGGTTTGTTGGCGTTTGATTTTTTATTGGAGAAAAAAGCCAAAGAGATGAAACCCAGTCGTAAAGAATTAATGGCCTTTTATCAAAAAAATAAATACAAATACGACACACCGCATTTGTTGGAACTTTATACTATTGTAGTTGATTCAAAAAAGAGAGCGAATATGATTGCTTCTCAATTAGAAAAATCTAAACATATCGTGACAGATTTTTCAAAATTGGCACAACAATACTCCCTTGCTCCTTCCAAAGTTCACGGGGGATATTTTGGTAAGATAGCCGTTGATAACTTAAACGAAGTATTACGACCGCATTTAGAACATCTAAAACAGCGAGAATACACCAAAAAGCCAATCAAGACTCAATTTGGTTATCAACTCTATTTAGTACTTAATAATATCCCGAAATATGACAGTAAATTTGATGAAGTCTCTCTTGATGTCAAAGATGCTTATGTCAAACAAGCCGTTAAAAAGTGGGCTTATGATAAGATTATGCAATTAAAAGGAACCGCGAAAATCAAAACATTTATCTAA
- the napG gene encoding ferredoxin-type protein NapG encodes MKSPKSKKIKISERRRFISLVTQSIGITALGGFIWSGYLQEAKATPLILRPPGALKEDDFLKTCIKCGLCAEACKNRSSNPDQTHQTSTLIMAKPGDGMPMGTPYFIPRSIPCTMCEDIPCVEACPSGSLDKNLLIDMAKNRTKMDINKAKMGVAMIDPHACIAYWGIQCDACFRACPLLNTAITLELKKNDRTGKHAMLLPFVHADACTGCGLCEHACVTEKAAIRVLPVEVALGKAGDRYIKGWDKADENRLEGVSTKTTTQTKRSAKNPTDYLNEGVSYE; translated from the coding sequence TTGAAGAGTCCTAAATCAAAAAAAATAAAGATAAGTGAGCGAAGGAGATTTATCTCTTTAGTAACTCAAAGTATCGGGATTACGGCTTTGGGTGGTTTTATTTGGAGTGGTTATTTGCAAGAGGCAAAAGCGACTCCTTTGATATTGCGACCACCGGGAGCTTTGAAGGAAGATGATTTTCTAAAGACGTGTATCAAATGTGGATTGTGTGCTGAGGCGTGCAAGAACAGAAGCTCCAATCCTGATCAAACGCATCAAACTTCGACTTTGATTATGGCAAAGCCCGGAGATGGGATGCCAATGGGGACGCCTTATTTTATACCGCGCTCAATTCCTTGTACGATGTGTGAGGATATCCCCTGCGTAGAGGCTTGTCCGAGTGGATCTTTGGATAAAAATCTTTTGATTGATATGGCAAAAAATCGAACCAAAATGGATATTAATAAAGCGAAAATGGGCGTGGCGATGATCGATCCTCACGCATGTATTGCTTATTGGGGAATCCAATGTGATGCCTGTTTTCGTGCGTGTCCTCTTTTGAATACCGCCATTACACTAGAGTTGAAGAAAAACGATCGGACGGGTAAACATGCCATGTTGCTTCCATTTGTACACGCTGATGCGTGTACGGGATGTGGATTGTGCGAACATGCTTGTGTGACCGAAAAGGCAGCGATTCGTGTCTTGCCTGTTGAGGTGGCACTTGGAAAAGCTGGAGATCGTTATATAAAAGGCTGGGATAAAGCAGATGAAAATCGACTCGAAGGGGTCTCAACCAAAACAACAACTCAAACTAAACGCAGTGCTAAAAATCCGACAGATTATTTGAATGAAGGGGTGAGTTATGAGTAA